The following are encoded in a window of Halorubrum sp. PV6 genomic DNA:
- a CDS encoding IS5 family transposase, whose product MKALPKSKILRFTEKAIHLARQAVSRYSSKFSKHRYTLPQHVVLLCLKVRKNTTYRGLLDELIEMPRIRRVLGLAELPTASTLCKAFNRLDMAVWRIILTLSTTLLPTSGVVGVDASGFDRTHASKHYTKRAELTIQQLKVTLLVDAKVNAILNLHVTTTRKHDSQIAPPLIKRNPEDIDILLGDKGYDDQKIRRLARQHEVRPLIKHREFTSLHKAWNTRLDADLYGQRSQSETVNSTLKRKYGAFVRSRRW is encoded by the coding sequence ATGAAGGCCCTCCCGAAGTCGAAGATCCTCCGGTTTACTGAGAAGGCGATCCATCTGGCCCGTCAAGCCGTTTCTCGATACTCCTCGAAATTCTCCAAACACCGCTATACACTTCCGCAGCACGTCGTTCTGCTGTGTCTCAAGGTTCGGAAGAACACGACCTACCGTGGCCTGCTTGACGAACTGATCGAGATGCCACGCATCCGTCGTGTTCTTGGATTAGCTGAACTCCCTACGGCATCAACGCTCTGTAAGGCGTTCAATCGTCTTGATATGGCTGTATGGCGTATCATATTGACTCTCTCAACGACGCTACTTCCGACGAGCGGCGTTGTCGGAGTTGATGCGTCAGGGTTTGACCGCACCCACGCTTCGAAACACTACACAAAACGCGCTGAACTTACGATTCAGCAGCTCAAAGTGACATTGCTGGTCGATGCGAAGGTGAACGCAATCCTCAATCTCCACGTGACGACGACTCGGAAACACGACAGCCAGATCGCTCCACCGTTGATCAAGCGCAACCCCGAGGATATTGATATTCTGCTCGGTGACAAGGGATACGACGACCAGAAGATCAGGCGACTTGCCCGGCAACACGAGGTTCGTCCACTGATTAAGCATCGTGAATTCACGTCACTCCACAAGGCGTGGAACACGCGCTTAGACGCTGATCTCTACGGCCAGCGGAGTCAATCAGAGACGGTCAACTCAACGCTCAAGCGGAAATACGGTGCGTTCGTCCGGTCACGACGCTGGTAG
- a CDS encoding DUF3179 domain-containing protein encodes MVQIDRRALLGALGVGISSVSGCLGSPDAGAGSGPITDSSDGSTGSAVDGPPTVERSLPAAYTAEKLEAASRSGGPPPDGIPAIEDPQFAEATDPPALLDDGDPVFGVVLDGEAKAYPQSILVWHEIVNDIVGGTPVSVTYCPLTGTAQGFHRGETTFGVSGQLINANLVMFDRATERWWPQMLATRITGDDPGEYLKEFRVVWTTWERWRSAHPETVVLTEDTGFARNYGSDPYGGYNPRNGYYAGDAFLFPPLTEDNRLAPKTVVIGMRSANGAVAVRKETLREERIIEFDLGGVRHAAVYDESLDTGYVYKSGDGTEIDGTDSADLETATLSWADGDVDVDGAVHAPDSLPFEREIVFDAMWFAWYGYYPMTDLHR; translated from the coding sequence ATGGTACAAATTGACAGACGAGCCCTCCTCGGCGCCCTCGGGGTCGGAATATCGTCGGTTTCGGGGTGTCTTGGATCCCCTGACGCCGGCGCCGGATCAGGTCCGATTACCGACAGTTCTGACGGATCGACCGGTTCGGCTGTCGATGGGCCGCCGACGGTTGAGCGGTCGCTCCCGGCGGCGTACACAGCCGAGAAACTCGAAGCGGCGAGCCGATCCGGCGGGCCGCCCCCCGACGGTATTCCCGCGATCGAGGACCCGCAGTTCGCCGAGGCGACGGATCCGCCGGCGTTGCTCGACGACGGCGATCCGGTGTTCGGCGTCGTCCTCGACGGTGAAGCGAAGGCGTACCCGCAGTCGATTCTCGTCTGGCACGAAATCGTCAACGACATCGTCGGCGGAACGCCAGTGTCCGTGACGTACTGTCCGCTTACCGGCACTGCACAGGGTTTCCACCGTGGCGAGACAACGTTTGGAGTCTCGGGGCAGCTGATCAACGCGAACCTCGTCATGTTCGACCGAGCGACCGAGCGCTGGTGGCCGCAGATGCTCGCAACGCGGATCACCGGCGACGACCCCGGAGAGTACCTGAAGGAGTTCCGGGTCGTCTGGACGACGTGGGAACGGTGGCGCTCGGCTCATCCCGAGACGGTCGTGCTCACCGAGGACACCGGATTCGCCCGGAACTACGGCAGCGATCCGTACGGCGGGTACAACCCCCGAAACGGGTACTACGCTGGCGACGCCTTTCTGTTTCCACCGCTTACGGAGGACAACCGGCTCGCCCCGAAAACCGTCGTGATCGGGATGCGGTCGGCGAACGGCGCCGTCGCCGTCCGCAAGGAGACGCTCCGTGAAGAGCGGATTATCGAGTTCGATCTCGGTGGCGTCCGTCACGCGGCCGTCTACGACGAATCGCTCGACACCGGATACGTGTACAAAAGCGGAGATGGCACCGAGATCGACGGGACGGATAGTGCCGACCTCGAAACCGCGACGCTCTCGTGGGCGGACGGGGACGTCGACGTCGACGGCGCCGTTCACGCTCCCGACTCGCTGCCGTTCGAGCGGGAGATTGTCTTCGATGCCATGTGGTTCGCTTGGTACGGCTACTACCCGATGACCGATCTTCACCGATGA